The following proteins come from a genomic window of Denitromonas sp.:
- a CDS encoding putative bifunctional diguanylate cyclase/phosphodiesterase: MSRLGHLLTPIRTALAPFQADAPLAARFRARQIQAVLRLTPLTMLANVLNASIVGLSFRNELNPLLLVAWALCVLYAAGTGIDAWLRWRRFRTPTTASPGALSRATKHAALLAILWGIVPVLMMPLGGPEARIMLTAIITGMICAGGFALATIPTAALTYVAILGLAAFIGLLRIDIPMATELSSLLLVYALIVMGSVLSHARTFGARLMAEAEGERQRQLLGLLLNDFEENASDWLWETDADGCLTHVSARMASVFGRKAQSLMGQPLLGLIAHTLDRVPEDERRAYTELRSRFDSGQAFRDALVPVVLDNETRWWSITAKPLCDSAGAVTGWRGVGTDVTQSLAAQREVQRMAHFDGLTGLANRNHFHDALSRIEDSTEVPALLLCLDLDNFKSINDSFGHAFGDGLLRVVAQRLLGRTRRSDVVARLGGDEFAIIRWGEVSPEEAEELATRIIRSFEDPCEVDGIRVRIGTSVGIAMAPKDGHSGEQLLKNADIALYAAKFDGKGRFRFFDYEMDTRARRRLFLEHELRGALTRGEFQLAYQPIFDLDSGHISGCEALLRWHHPRLGLIDTQECIAVAEESGQIESIGEWVLDAAIRDAAGWPAPIRVSVNLSLAQFIKPSLCDTILALLDAHGLPAGRLELELTESIFLRDTTDTEGHLRALRGAGIRVALDDFGTGYSSLAYLRTLPLDRIKIDRAFVQAITHHPETAAIVRAIIAMAQALRMDTCAEGVEDIAQLNALHAEGCHTVQGFALAEPMAASALSAFLAGHVSIPALSSRRRSPTERQTGSPH, from the coding sequence ATGAGCCGACTGGGACACCTGCTCACCCCGATCCGGACCGCGCTGGCCCCCTTCCAGGCGGACGCCCCGCTCGCCGCGCGCTTCCGTGCGCGGCAGATCCAGGCGGTCCTCCGCCTCACCCCCCTGACCATGCTGGCCAATGTGCTCAACGCCAGCATCGTTGGTCTGAGCTTCCGCAACGAGCTCAACCCGCTGCTGCTCGTCGCATGGGCCCTGTGCGTGCTGTACGCCGCCGGCACCGGCATCGACGCCTGGTTGCGCTGGCGGCGCTTCCGCACCCCCACCACTGCCTCACCGGGCGCCCTGTCCCGAGCCACCAAGCATGCCGCCCTGCTGGCCATCCTGTGGGGGATCGTGCCGGTGCTGATGATGCCGCTCGGTGGTCCGGAGGCGCGCATCATGCTCACGGCGATCATCACCGGCATGATCTGCGCCGGCGGCTTCGCCCTGGCCACCATCCCCACGGCCGCACTCACCTATGTGGCCATACTCGGCCTCGCCGCCTTCATCGGCCTGCTGCGCATCGACATCCCGATGGCCACCGAGCTGAGTTCCCTGTTGCTCGTCTATGCGCTGATCGTCATGGGCAGCGTGCTGTCCCACGCCCGCACCTTCGGCGCCCGCCTCATGGCCGAAGCCGAAGGCGAGCGCCAGCGCCAGCTGCTCGGCCTGCTGCTCAACGACTTCGAAGAAAACGCCAGCGACTGGCTGTGGGAAACCGACGCCGACGGCTGCCTGACGCATGTCTCCGCGCGCATGGCCAGCGTGTTCGGGCGCAAGGCACAGTCGCTGATGGGGCAACCGCTGCTCGGGCTGATCGCGCACACCCTCGACCGCGTCCCCGAGGACGAGCGCCGTGCCTATACCGAGTTGCGCAGCCGCTTCGACAGCGGCCAGGCCTTCCGCGACGCCCTGGTGCCGGTGGTGCTCGACAATGAAACACGCTGGTGGTCAATCACCGCCAAGCCGCTCTGCGACAGCGCTGGCGCAGTAACGGGCTGGCGTGGTGTTGGCACCGACGTCACCCAGTCCCTGGCAGCCCAGCGCGAGGTCCAGCGCATGGCCCACTTCGACGGGCTGACCGGGCTGGCCAACCGCAATCATTTCCACGATGCGCTCAGCCGCATCGAAGACAGCACCGAGGTGCCGGCCCTGTTGCTGTGCCTCGATCTCGACAACTTCAAGTCGATCAACGATTCCTTCGGCCACGCCTTCGGCGACGGGCTGCTGCGGGTCGTCGCACAGCGCCTGCTCGGCCGCACCCGCCGCTCCGACGTCGTCGCCCGGCTCGGCGGTGACGAGTTCGCCATCATCCGCTGGGGCGAGGTGTCGCCAGAAGAGGCCGAAGAGCTCGCCACGCGCATCATCCGCTCCTTTGAAGACCCCTGCGAGGTGGACGGCATCCGCGTGCGCATCGGCACCAGCGTCGGCATCGCCATGGCGCCAAAGGACGGCCACAGTGGCGAGCAACTGCTCAAGAACGCCGATATCGCCCTGTATGCCGCCAAGTTCGACGGCAAGGGCCGCTTCCGCTTCTTCGACTACGAGATGGACACCCGCGCCCGACGACGGCTGTTCCTCGAGCATGAGTTGCGCGGCGCCCTGACCCGCGGCGAATTCCAGCTGGCCTACCAGCCGATCTTCGACCTGGACAGTGGGCACATTTCCGGCTGTGAAGCCTTGCTGCGCTGGCACCACCCCCGGCTTGGCCTGATCGACACCCAGGAATGCATTGCCGTCGCCGAGGAGTCCGGCCAGATCGAAAGCATTGGCGAATGGGTGCTCGATGCCGCCATCCGCGATGCCGCCGGCTGGCCGGCCCCGATCCGGGTGTCGGTCAACCTGTCGCTGGCCCAGTTCATCAAGCCCTCGCTGTGCGACACCATCCTGGCGCTGCTCGACGCCCACGGCCTGCCCGCCGGACGCCTGGAACTCGAGCTGACCGAGTCAATCTTCCTGCGCGACACCACCGACACCGAGGGCCACCTGCGGGCCCTGCGTGGCGCCGGCATCCGCGTCGCCCTCGACGACTTCGGCACCGGCTACTCGTCGCTCGCCTACCTGCGCACGCTGCCCCTCGACCGCATCAAGATCGACCGCGCCTTTGTCCAGGCCATCACTCACCACCCGGAAACCGCCGCCATCGTGCGCGCCATCATCGCCATGGCGCAGGCCCTGCGCATGGACACCTGCGCCGAAGGAGTCGAAGACATCGCCCAGCTCAACGCGCTGCACGCCGAAGGCTGCCACACCGTGCAGGGCTTCGCCCTCGCCGAACCGATGGCAGCCTCCGCGCTGAGCGCCTTTCTCGCCGGCCATGTAAGCATTCCCGCCCTGTCATCGCGGCGCCGTTCACCGACCGAGCGTCAGACCGGGAGCCCCCACTGA
- a CDS encoding HD-GYP domain-containing protein, with protein sequence MLALRRAHLATRERARTLEVEIAEATAQIHDREQETVTRLARAAEFRDPETGAHILRMAHYSALIARQMGHGEAYADRLLHAAPMHDVGKLGIPDHILMKPGRLTRDEFEQMKRHPLIGHDILKDSTSPVIQTAATIALTHHEKYDGTGYPHGTAGEAIPLEGRIVAVADVFDALTSARPYKPAWPVDDATAFLRDGRGQHFDPNCVDALLAQWDTVLDIRRRFQDQEPTAL encoded by the coding sequence ATGCTCGCCCTGCGCCGCGCCCACCTGGCCACCCGCGAGCGCGCCCGCACGCTCGAGGTCGAGATCGCCGAGGCCACCGCGCAGATCCACGACCGTGAGCAGGAAACCGTCACCCGGCTGGCCCGCGCCGCCGAGTTCCGCGACCCGGAGACCGGCGCGCACATCCTGCGCATGGCCCACTACTCGGCCCTCATCGCGCGCCAGATGGGCCACGGCGAGGCCTACGCCGACCGCCTGCTGCACGCCGCGCCGATGCACGACGTCGGCAAGCTCGGCATCCCCGACCACATCCTGATGAAGCCCGGCCGGCTCACCCGTGACGAGTTCGAGCAGATGAAGCGCCACCCGCTGATCGGCCATGACATCCTCAAGGACTCGACCTCCCCGGTCATCCAGACCGCCGCCACCATCGCCCTGACCCACCACGAAAAATACGACGGCACCGGCTACCCCCATGGCACCGCCGGCGAGGCCATTCCGCTCGAAGGACGCATCGTCGCCGTGGCCGACGTCTTCGACGCACTCACCTCGGCACGCCCCTACAAGCCGGCCTGGCCGGTCGATGACGCCACCGCCTTCCTGCGCGACGGTCGCGGCCAGCACTTCGACCCGAACTGCGTCGACGCGCTGCTCGCGCAATGGGATACCGTGCTCGATATCCGGCGACGCTTCCAGGACCAGGAACCCACGGCCCTGTAA
- a CDS encoding response regulator, whose product MLTHTAQRPASFKHRLILLASVLICLVALAVSALDYLRETRDATARQRIHAQALATHIATLTASGVAANDAAVLNRILESFDSFPQLQQLVVTDRQDLILAAASRNTRGVLAPDPRALPGAPHTSAPQDLRAPIGPIAPTGWVHLRLDPPPPPALLGIGTAALILVAVLLAAVAISRTLRRPLADLAQAEALATALPDGAPPTDSLTASSRETESLAQALNRAHRRITQAQRDHQASARRMRAISDAALDSIITIDAKGCVLEFNAAAERCFGYRREDTLGHPVADLIIPPALREAHNRGMAHYLATGEGPVLGRLIEVQAMRRGGDTFPAEMAIVPVDFDDTPAFTAYLRDISERKRFEAALSANEQRIRAILDNLGELVFETDARLRWTYLNPAWQRLTGQPPAEALGRRALARLPHAARLALRHSLTTLSADDGQSVRTDVALKAHDGAPLWFVVRLRARHGADGTLLGYAGTASDITARKHSEQVLREAKALAEAANQTKSDFLANMSHEIRTPMNAIIGMTDLALETRLDDEQREYLTLARNAADSLLSIVNDLLDFSRIEAGKLDFEHISFGLRDCIALSHRTLKDAAERKQLAFSYHVAPTVPDHLVGDPHRLRQVLLNLISNALKFTESGHIAIHVGLAESSADSAQLEFSVEDTGIGIAEDKQRLIFEAFSQADTSSTRRFGGTGLGLTICSQLVNSMHGRLWVESTPGEGSTFRFTARFDRAHAPAPTRPTDTDLTALRILVIAGNEASRSHLTGMIESWNMLCDTCASGAEALAGLGGDRPEVHYHAIVADTDLGDMSAFRFFEQLNTQAGAHAPVRLMTANAGQRGDAARCRALGIQAYLSRPIEPSDLLDAILLAVGADGIGPLITRHSLREQRRRLNVLLAEDNKVNQMLALRLLEKLGHITHVVNNGREALAACEGANFDVILMDVQMPEMGGFEATARLREREAARGAYTPVIAMTAHAMPGDRERCLAAGMDDYVAKPVQPTALAAALAGIGSGEVRVRHREAAAAAATRPLTAFDRDALLANLGGDHELMQQLAELYLNDETALRQQLDEACDSDDLQAIHQAVHSLKGAIANFSADSAMAAATALESLCRNGETAELDQAIGRFNTELDRFSDALRGVAA is encoded by the coding sequence ATGCTCACCCACACCGCCCAGCGCCCCGCCTCGTTCAAGCACCGCCTCATCCTCTTGGCCAGCGTGCTGATCTGCCTCGTGGCCCTCGCCGTGAGTGCGCTCGACTACCTGCGTGAAACGCGCGACGCCACCGCCCGCCAGCGGATCCACGCCCAGGCACTGGCCACGCACATCGCCACCCTCACCGCGTCCGGCGTTGCCGCCAACGACGCCGCCGTCCTCAATCGCATCCTCGAATCCTTCGACAGTTTCCCGCAGCTGCAGCAGCTCGTCGTCACCGATCGCCAGGACCTGATCCTCGCCGCCGCCAGCCGCAATACCCGTGGCGTGCTCGCGCCCGACCCCCGCGCCCTCCCTGGCGCCCCGCACACCAGCGCCCCCCAGGACCTGCGCGCGCCAATCGGGCCGATCGCCCCGACCGGCTGGGTGCACCTGCGACTTGACCCGCCGCCGCCCCCCGCGCTGCTCGGCATCGGCACCGCCGCGCTGATCCTCGTTGCCGTCTTGCTCGCTGCGGTGGCCATCAGCCGGACCCTTCGCCGCCCGCTGGCCGACCTCGCTCAGGCCGAAGCCCTCGCCACGGCCCTGCCCGACGGCGCGCCGCCCACCGACAGCCTCACCGCCAGCAGCCGCGAGACCGAATCGCTCGCCCAGGCACTGAACCGCGCCCACCGGCGCATCACGCAGGCCCAGCGCGACCATCAAGCCAGCGCCCGGCGCATGCGCGCCATCAGCGACGCCGCGCTCGACAGCATCATCACCATCGATGCCAAGGGCTGCGTGCTCGAATTCAACGCGGCCGCCGAGCGCTGCTTCGGCTACCGGCGGGAGGACACCCTGGGCCACCCGGTTGCCGACCTGATCATCCCGCCGGCGCTACGCGAGGCGCACAACCGTGGCATGGCCCACTACCTCGCCACCGGCGAAGGCCCGGTCCTGGGTCGCCTGATCGAAGTGCAGGCCATGCGTCGCGGCGGCGACACCTTCCCGGCCGAAATGGCCATCGTGCCGGTCGACTTCGACGACACCCCCGCGTTCACCGCCTATCTGCGCGACATCAGCGAACGCAAGCGCTTCGAAGCTGCGCTCAGCGCCAACGAGCAGCGCATCCGGGCAATTCTCGACAACCTCGGCGAACTGGTCTTCGAGACCGACGCCCGGTTGCGCTGGACCTATCTCAACCCGGCCTGGCAACGCCTCACCGGCCAGCCCCCGGCCGAGGCACTCGGCCGGCGCGCCCTCGCCCGCCTCCCCCACGCCGCGCGCCTGGCGCTGCGCCACAGCCTCACGACACTGTCGGCCGATGACGGGCAGTCCGTTCGTACCGATGTCGCCCTCAAGGCCCACGACGGTGCGCCGCTGTGGTTCGTGGTGCGCCTGCGCGCCCGCCATGGCGCCGACGGCACCCTGCTCGGCTACGCCGGCACCGCCTCCGACATCACCGCCCGCAAGCATTCCGAGCAGGTGCTGCGCGAAGCCAAGGCCCTGGCCGAAGCGGCCAACCAGACCAAGAGCGATTTCCTGGCCAACATGAGCCACGAGATCCGCACACCCATGAACGCCATCATCGGCATGACCGATCTGGCACTCGAGACCCGGCTCGACGACGAACAGCGCGAGTACCTGACCCTCGCCCGCAACGCCGCCGACTCGCTACTGAGCATCGTCAACGACCTGCTCGATTTCTCGCGCATCGAAGCCGGCAAGCTCGACTTCGAACACATCAGCTTCGGCCTGCGCGACTGTATCGCCCTCAGCCACCGCACGCTCAAGGACGCGGCCGAGCGCAAGCAGCTGGCCTTCAGCTACCACGTTGCGCCCACCGTGCCCGACCACCTCGTCGGCGACCCGCACCGACTGCGCCAGGTGCTGCTCAACCTCATCAGCAACGCCCTCAAGTTCACCGAGAGTGGCCACATCGCGATCCATGTCGGCCTCGCCGAAAGCAGCGCCGACAGTGCCCAGCTCGAGTTCTCCGTCGAAGACACCGGCATCGGCATTGCCGAAGACAAGCAGCGCCTTATCTTCGAAGCCTTCTCCCAGGCCGACACCTCATCCACCCGCCGCTTCGGCGGCACCGGGCTGGGGCTGACGATCTGCTCGCAGCTGGTCAACAGCATGCACGGGCGGCTGTGGGTGGAAAGCACGCCGGGCGAAGGCAGCACCTTCCGTTTCACCGCGCGCTTCGACCGTGCCCATGCCCCTGCGCCAACCCGCCCGACCGACACCGACCTGACCGCCCTGCGCATCCTGGTCATCGCCGGCAACGAGGCCAGCCGCAGCCACCTCACCGGCATGATCGAGAGCTGGAACATGCTGTGCGACACCTGCGCCAGCGGTGCCGAAGCCCTCGCCGGACTCGGCGGCGACAGGCCGGAGGTGCACTACCACGCCATCGTCGCCGACACCGACCTGGGCGACATGAGCGCCTTCCGCTTCTTCGAGCAACTCAACACCCAAGCCGGCGCGCACGCCCCGGTGCGCCTGATGACCGCCAATGCCGGCCAGCGCGGCGACGCCGCCCGCTGCCGGGCACTGGGCATCCAGGCCTACCTGAGCCGCCCCATCGAGCCCTCCGACCTGCTCGACGCCATCTTGCTGGCCGTCGGCGCCGACGGCATCGGCCCGCTGATCACCCGCCACAGCCTGCGCGAGCAGCGCCGCCGGCTCAATGTGCTGCTGGCCGAGGACAACAAGGTCAACCAGATGCTGGCCCTGCGCCTGCTCGAAAAACTCGGCCATATCACCCATGTGGTGAATAACGGCCGCGAGGCACTGGCCGCCTGCGAGGGCGCCAACTTCGATGTGATCCTGATGGATGTCCAGATGCCCGAGATGGGCGGCTTCGAGGCCACCGCCCGCCTGCGCGAGCGCGAAGCAGCACGCGGCGCCTACACGCCGGTCATCGCCATGACCGCCCACGCCATGCCGGGCGACCGCGAGCGCTGCCTGGCGGCCGGCATGGACGACTACGTGGCCAAGCCCGTCCAGCCCACCGCGCTGGCGGCAGCGCTGGCCGGAATCGGCAGCGGCGAGGTCCGCGTGCGGCACCGCGAAGCGGCCGCCGCCGCGGCCACCCGCCCGCTGACCGCCTTCGACCGGGACGCCCTGCTGGCCAACCTCGGCGGCGACCACGAACTGATGCAGCAACTGGCCGAGCTATACCTCAACGACGAGACAGCCCTGCGCCAGCAGCTGGACGAGGCCTGCGACAGCGACGACCTGCAGGCCATCCACCAGGCCGTCCACAGCCTCAAGGGCGCCATCGCCAATTTCTCGGCCGACAGCGCGATGGCCGCCGCCACCGCGCTCGAGAGCCTGTGTCGCAACGGCGAGACCGCCGAGCTCGATCAGGCCATTGGCCGCTTCAACACCGAGCTCGACCGCTTCTCCGATGCCCTGCGCGGCGTGGCCGCCTGA
- the rpoD gene encoding RNA polymerase sigma factor RpoD encodes MAQEHPKTPRKSTARGRTAKPRAKKNAISEVLAAAAPATPLDAEVRRTQLKSLITLGKERGYLTYAEINDHLPDDLVDAEQIESIIATFSNMGIRVFDEAPSAEDLLMSDGVASSGDDDAEEEAEQALSSVNTEFGRTTDPVRMYMREMGTVELLTREGEIEIAKRIEDGLKHMVQAISACPTTIERMVEMAGKVEREEMRIEEIIDGLINPDDGEDEDLTPPSADDSDDDTDDDADDDSDDDSDDDDDDDAGEADDGAATLKILKEEGLKHFAVLRELYEKQVVLLARNGSQDPEYIALQQQISDQLLHLRFNARMIESLCDTVRHMVEQVRSHEREVLRLCVDRAGMPRAHFIKHFPGQETNLDWLKDQIAAGKNYTEGLMRVHPAVMEEQQKLIDMESKIGISLKELKDINKRMSTGEAKARRAKREMTEANLRLVISIAKKYTNRGLQFLDLIQEGNIGLMKAVDKFEYRRGYKFSTYATWWIRQAITRSIADQARTIRIPVHMIETINKMNRISRQILQETGLEPDPATLAKKMEMPEEKIRKIMKISKEPISMETPIGDDDDSHLGDFIEDTSTLAPNEAALYSNLRNATGEVLDSLTPREAKVLRMRFGIEMNTDHTLEEVGKQFDVTRERIRQIEAKALRKLRHPSRSERLRSFLDSDS; translated from the coding sequence ATGGCCCAGGAACACCCCAAGACGCCACGCAAGAGCACGGCACGCGGTCGCACCGCCAAGCCGCGCGCCAAGAAAAACGCCATCAGCGAAGTCCTCGCGGCCGCCGCGCCGGCGACGCCGCTCGATGCAGAAGTGCGTCGCACCCAGCTCAAATCGCTGATCACGCTGGGCAAGGAGCGGGGATACCTGACCTATGCCGAGATCAACGACCACCTGCCGGACGACCTCGTCGACGCCGAGCAGATCGAATCGATCATCGCCACCTTCAGCAACATGGGCATCCGCGTCTTTGACGAGGCCCCGTCCGCCGAAGATCTGCTGATGTCCGACGGCGTCGCCTCGTCCGGCGACGACGATGCCGAAGAAGAGGCCGAACAGGCGCTGTCTTCCGTTAACACGGAGTTCGGCCGCACCACCGACCCGGTGCGCATGTACATGCGCGAGATGGGCACGGTCGAGCTGCTCACCCGCGAGGGCGAAATCGAGATCGCCAAGCGCATCGAAGACGGCCTCAAGCACATGGTGCAGGCCATCTCCGCCTGCCCGACGACCATCGAACGCATGGTCGAAATGGCCGGCAAGGTCGAGCGCGAAGAGATGCGCATCGAGGAAATCATCGACGGGCTGATCAACCCCGACGACGGTGAAGACGAAGACCTTACCCCGCCGAGCGCCGACGACAGCGACGACGACACCGATGACGACGCCGACGACGACTCGGATGACGACTCGGACGACGATGACGACGACGATGCCGGCGAAGCCGACGATGGCGCCGCCACGCTGAAAATCCTCAAGGAAGAGGGTCTCAAGCACTTCGCCGTGCTGCGCGAACTGTACGAGAAGCAGGTGGTGCTGCTGGCCAGGAACGGCTCTCAGGACCCGGAATACATCGCCCTCCAGCAGCAGATCTCCGACCAGCTGCTGCACCTGCGCTTCAACGCGCGCATGATCGAAAGCCTGTGCGACACCGTGCGCCACATGGTCGAACAGGTGCGCAGCCACGAACGCGAGGTGCTGCGCCTGTGCGTTGACCGCGCCGGCATGCCGCGCGCCCACTTCATCAAGCACTTCCCCGGCCAGGAAACCAATCTGGACTGGCTCAAGGACCAGATCGCCGCCGGCAAGAACTACACCGAAGGCCTGATGCGGGTGCACCCGGCGGTCATGGAAGAGCAGCAGAAGCTGATCGACATGGAGTCGAAGATCGGCATCTCGCTCAAGGAACTCAAGGACATCAACAAGCGCATGTCCACCGGCGAGGCCAAGGCCCGCCGCGCCAAGCGCGAGATGACCGAGGCCAACCTGCGTCTGGTGATCTCGATCGCCAAGAAGTACACCAACCGTGGCCTGCAGTTCCTCGACCTGATTCAGGAGGGCAACATTGGCCTGATGAAAGCCGTGGACAAGTTCGAATACCGCCGCGGCTACAAGTTCTCGACCTACGCCACGTGGTGGATCCGCCAGGCCATCACCCGCTCGATCGCCGACCAGGCCCGCACCATCCGCATCCCGGTGCACATGATCGAAACGATCAACAAGATGAACCGGATCAGCCGCCAGATCCTGCAGGAAACCGGCCTCGAGCCCGATCCCGCGACCCTGGCCAAGAAGATGGAGATGCCCGAGGAGAAGATCCGCAAGATCATGAAGATCTCCAAGGAGCCGATCTCCATGGAAACCCCGATCGGCGACGACGACGACTCGCACCTGGGCGACTTCATCGAAGACACCTCGACCCTCGCCCCCAACGAAGCCGCGCTGTATTCCAACCTGCGCAACGCCACGGGCGAAGTCCTCGATTCGCTCACCCCGCGCGAAGCCAAGGTGCTGCGCATGCGTTTCGGCATCGAGATGAATACCGACCACACCCTCGAGGAAGTCGGCAAGCAGTTCGATGTCACCCGCGAGCGCATCCGCCAGATCGAAGCCAAGGCCCTGCGCAAGCTGCGCCACCCGTCGCGCTCGGAGCGCCTGCGCAGCTTCCTCGACAGCGACTCCTGA
- a CDS encoding SprT family zinc-dependent metalloprotease — protein MSAALRSEHHIELLGRPVGYRLRRSARRTLGLTIDGRGLSVAAPLRAPQSAVEAFLRANDQWVIDKLATLAARPRPAELAVADGLHFPLLGAPCRLALTRGRTESRWVEAGEGAPAQLQMRCTTRQSPADCLRRALQARALAYFEGRVAEFAWRIGVPVRPVSLTRARTRWGSCSARGIRLHWRLIHLPPEIIDYVVAHEVAHCVHMNHSPRFWALVGQIVPDLAGVRARLRTLGRTLPDFIDVVDAPPSLLD, from the coding sequence GTGAGCGCTGCGCTGCGCAGCGAGCATCACATCGAGCTGCTCGGCCGGCCGGTGGGCTACCGGCTGCGCCGCTCGGCGCGCCGCACGCTGGGGCTGACCATCGATGGGCGCGGCCTGTCGGTCGCGGCGCCGCTGCGTGCGCCGCAGTCGGCGGTGGAGGCCTTTCTGCGCGCCAACGACCAGTGGGTCATCGACAAGCTCGCCACGCTGGCCGCGCGGCCCCGACCGGCCGAGCTGGCGGTGGCCGACGGCCTGCACTTTCCGCTCCTGGGTGCGCCGTGCCGGCTGGCGCTGACGCGCGGGCGCACCGAGTCGCGCTGGGTCGAGGCTGGTGAGGGTGCGCCGGCGCAGTTGCAGATGCGCTGCACCACGCGGCAGTCGCCGGCCGACTGTCTGCGCCGGGCCTTGCAGGCGCGGGCGCTGGCCTATTTCGAAGGCCGGGTGGCCGAGTTTGCCTGGCGCATCGGCGTGCCGGTGCGGCCGGTGAGCCTGACCCGGGCGCGCACCCGCTGGGGCAGCTGCTCGGCGCGCGGCATCCGGCTGCACTGGCGGCTGATCCATCTGCCGCCCGAGATCATCGACTACGTGGTGGCGCATGAAGTGGCCCACTGCGTGCATATGAACCATTCGCCACGCTTCTGGGCGCTGGTGGGGCAGATAGTGCCCGACCTGGCCGGCGTGCGCGCGCGCTTGCGCACGCTGGGGCGGACGCTGCCGGATTTCATCGACGTGGTCGACGCACCGCCGTCACTGCTGGATTAA
- a CDS encoding response regulator, translating into MKIVIIDDTPLNLTLMQALVGKLSDCEPVPFIDPLAGLAWCQANEPDLIVVDYMMPGPDGVEFIRRIRATPARDDVPILMVTADHERQTRYDALQSGATDFLNKPVEPQRVPAARPQHARPAPRPPGHPRARPHARGRDRRGHRADPRP; encoded by the coding sequence ATGAAAATTGTCATCATCGACGACACCCCGCTCAACCTGACGCTGATGCAGGCGCTGGTCGGCAAGCTCTCCGACTGCGAGCCGGTGCCCTTCATCGACCCGCTCGCCGGACTCGCCTGGTGCCAGGCCAACGAACCGGACCTGATCGTCGTCGACTACATGATGCCCGGGCCCGACGGCGTCGAATTCATCCGCCGCATCCGCGCCACGCCGGCTCGCGACGACGTCCCGATCCTGATGGTCACCGCCGACCATGAACGCCAGACCCGCTACGACGCCCTGCAGTCAGGCGCCACCGATTTCCTCAACAAGCCGGTCGAACCGCAACGAGTTCCAGCCGCGCGTCCACAACATGCTCGCCCTGCGCCGCGCCCACCTGGCCACCCGCGAGCGCGCCCGCACGCTCGAGGTCGAGATCGCCGAGGCCACCGCGCAGATCCACGACCGTGA
- the gloA gene encoding lactoylglutathione lyase, with amino-acid sequence MRLLHTMLRVGDLDRSIAFYTDILGMKLLRRQDYPDGRFTLAFVGYQPESDGAVIELTHNWDTTHYDLGNGYGHIALGVPDAYAACDAIRAAGGKVVREAGPMKHGTTVIAFVEDPDGYKVELIQRD; translated from the coding sequence ATGCGCTTGCTGCACACCATGCTCCGGGTCGGCGACCTGGATCGCTCGATCGCTTTCTATACCGACATCCTCGGCATGAAGTTGCTGCGCCGGCAAGACTATCCGGACGGCCGCTTCACCCTGGCCTTTGTCGGCTATCAGCCCGAATCCGATGGCGCGGTGATCGAACTGACCCACAACTGGGACACCACGCACTATGACCTGGGCAACGGCTATGGCCATATTGCGCTCGGCGTGCCCGATGCCTACGCCGCCTGTGACGCGATCCGGGCCGCCGGCGGCAAGGTGGTGCGCGAGGCGGGGCCGATGAAGCACGGCACCACGGTGATCGCCTTCGTCGAGGACCCGGACGGCTACAAGGTCGAGCTGATCCAGCGCGACTGA